From Lepus europaeus isolate LE1 chromosome 3, mLepTim1.pri, whole genome shotgun sequence, a single genomic window includes:
- the SDHAF4 gene encoding succinate dehydrogenase assembly factor 4, mitochondrial isoform X1: MTASRLAGLLGRSPATAWRAAARLPFLCHSLRKTSSSQGGKSKPVTQALKKPRLPQGRFDAPEDSHLEKEPLKKFPDDVNPVTKEKGGPRGPEPTRYGDWERKGRCIDF; encoded by the exons ATGACCGCATCAAGACTCGCCGGGTTGCTCGGGCGCTCCCCGGCTACTGCGTGGAGGGCGGCGGCAA GATTACCCTTCCTGTGCCATTCTTTGAGAAAAACAAGTTCTTCTCAAGGAGGAAAGTCTAAACCTGTCACACAGGCCCTTAAGAAGCCAAGGTTACCACAAGGTCGTTTTGATGCACCAGAGGACTCCCATTTAGAGAAGGAACCACTGAAAA aaTTTCCAGATGATGTAAATCCAGTTACCAAGGAAAAAGGTGGACCGAGAGGCCCTGAACCTACTCGATATGGAGATTGGGAGCGAAAAGGACGCTGTATTGATTTTTAA
- the SDHAF4 gene encoding succinate dehydrogenase assembly factor 4, mitochondrial isoform X2 yields MCELVVTHSAMLSLCLSRLPFLCHSLRKTSSSQGGKSKPVTQALKKPRLPQGRFDAPEDSHLEKEPLKKFPDDVNPVTKEKGGPRGPEPTRYGDWERKGRCIDF; encoded by the exons ATGTGTGAGCTTGTAGTTACACATTCAGCtatgctgtcactctgcctttcaa GATTACCCTTCCTGTGCCATTCTTTGAGAAAAACAAGTTCTTCTCAAGGAGGAAAGTCTAAACCTGTCACACAGGCCCTTAAGAAGCCAAGGTTACCACAAGGTCGTTTTGATGCACCAGAGGACTCCCATTTAGAGAAGGAACCACTGAAAA aaTTTCCAGATGATGTAAATCCAGTTACCAAGGAAAAAGGTGGACCGAGAGGCCCTGAACCTACTCGATATGGAGATTGGGAGCGAAAAGGACGCTGTATTGATTTTTAA